The genomic DNA AATTGATATTTTTTGCCTGGGTTCCCTAAACCGGCAATCAGGTACACCAGGGAAATTACCCCGCCCCCTCGGTTTTGGCCTTGCCCTTTTTGGCAACGACTTCCACTTCAGATCCGGCAGCAGCTTCCCCGGGGGCGGTTTTTTCTTCAACCGGCGCAACAACGGTAATCAGAGTCAGTTGGGCATCCGAGAGGACCCGTATCCCCTCCGGTAATTTCAGGTCCTGGACATGAAAAGAATCCCCGATTCCCAAACTACTGACATCCACTTCAATAAAATCCGGGATATGGGTCGGCAGACAGCGAATCTCCAGTTCCCTGGAAATTTCCTGGAGGAATCCTCCATTTTCCACGCCGGGGGCCTTTCCGACGACCTTTAACCCGACCGTTATGTCGATTTCCTTGGTTAAAGAGACCTCATAAAAATCGGCATGCAGGATTTCCCGATCGAGAGGGGTCCTCTGCAATTCTTTAAGCATTACCGTTTTAACGATTTCCTGGTTGTCCCCCTTAATGGTCAATTGATAGAGGGTATTTTCACTGCTCTGGGTTTTCAGGATTTTTCCAAAAGAGACCTTGGATACACCAATAGCAATCGATTCGGTCTCCGGTCCATAAAAAATTGCCGGGATATTCCCTGCCCGCCGTAAGGCGCGGGCCTTGCCCTTGCCGGAAGATTCTCTAATAAAACCTTCTAAATTTACCTGTTCCATAATAAAATTTCTGCCTTTCCTTAAACAAATAGTGAACTAACGGAGTCTTCGTCATGAGTCCTTCGAATAGCCTCGCCGAAAAGGGGGGCAACCGAAAGGACCTTGATCTTGGGACAAGAACGGGCGTTGTCCCGTAACGGAATGGTATCAGTGACCACTAATTGGTCCATGGGAGATTTCATAATCAAATCCAGGGCCGGGCCGGAAAGCACCGGATGGGTAGCGCAGGCATAGATTTTTGCAGCCCCTTGTTCGGCCAAAGCCGCGGCCGCCTTGGTAAGGGTTCCTGCCGTGTCCACCATGTCATCTAAAAGGACGACGGTGCATCCTTTCACATTGCCGACAATATGCATCACCTCGGAGGAATTGGGCCGGTCGCGCCTTTTATCGATTATAGCGATCTGGGCATTAAGCCTTTTGGCAAAGGCCCTGGCCCTTTCCACCCCTCCCACGTCCGGGGAGACGATGACCAGGTTGTTTTGAAAATTTTCTTTTATATAATTCAGTAATACCGGGGCTGCATAGAGGTTGTCTACGGGGATATTGAAAAAACCCTGGATCTGCCCGGCGTGAAGGTCCATGGTCAATACCCGTTTGGCGCCGGATGCAGTAATGATATCGGCCACTAATTTGGCCGTTATCGGGACCCTCGGAGCCACCTTACGATCCTGACGGGCATATCCGTAGTAGGGCATGACCGCAGTAATGCGCTGGGCCGAGGCCCTCCGAAGGGCGTCCATGATAATTAAAAGCTCCATCAGATTATCGTTGACTGGAGAGCAGGTGGATTGCATGACAAAAACATCTTTGCCGCGGACGTTTTCACCTATTTCCACAAAAATCTCGCCGTCACTGAACCTTCTGACCTGAATAGCCCCCAGATCCATCTCTAAATAAGAGCAGATCCTTTCCGCTAATTGAGGATTAGAATTGCCGGTAAAAAATTTTAACTGATTAGCCATCGTTCCTGTCTATGAAATAAATTTTTATACTCTGGAGATTGGGTTTTTCAAAATTCCGAAATCCGAATTCCGAAATCCGCAATCAGAAATTGACTGGCTGGGGTGGGAGGATTCGAACCTCCGA from Deltaproteobacteria bacterium includes the following:
- a CDS encoding 50S ribosomal protein L25/general stress protein Ctc, giving the protein MEQVNLEGFIRESSGKGKARALRRAGNIPAIFYGPETESIAIGVSKVSFGKILKTQSSENTLYQLTIKGDNQEIVKTVMLKELQRTPLDREILHADFYEVSLTKEIDITVGLKVVGKAPGVENGGFLQEISRELEIRCLPTHIPDFIEVDVSSLGIGDSFHVQDLKLPEGIRVLSDAQLTLITVVAPVEEKTAPGEAAAGSEVEVVAKKGKAKTEGAG
- a CDS encoding ribose-phosphate pyrophosphokinase, translated to MANQLKFFTGNSNPQLAERICSYLEMDLGAIQVRRFSDGEIFVEIGENVRGKDVFVMQSTCSPVNDNLMELLIIMDALRRASAQRITAVMPYYGYARQDRKVAPRVPITAKLVADIITASGAKRVLTMDLHAGQIQGFFNIPVDNLYAAPVLLNYIKENFQNNLVIVSPDVGGVERARAFAKRLNAQIAIIDKRRDRPNSSEVMHIVGNVKGCTVVLLDDMVDTAGTLTKAAAALAEQGAAKIYACATHPVLSGPALDLIMKSPMDQLVVTDTIPLRDNARSCPKIKVLSVAPLFGEAIRRTHDEDSVSSLFV